A window of Rhododendron vialii isolate Sample 1 chromosome 11a, ASM3025357v1 contains these coding sequences:
- the LOC131308032 gene encoding uncharacterized protein LOC131308032: MAYGRDRSSIFEGFTLSPLPYPVLLILAVIFIFLGLQWYASYEEVIESTEQSLGWVLFVIPVVIVIVVRWLSSLENSDWPLSAVGSVDRRRRTNYLTSEGSSPWAVAAVILLLLVMVQYRSAFLDSWFPFFSS; the protein is encoded by the coding sequence ATGGCGTATGGACGAGACAGAAGCTCCATCTTTGAAGGGTTCACTCTAAGTCCTCTTCCATACCCAGTTCTCCTAATCCTAGCAGTGATTTTCATCTTCCTTGGCCTGCAATGGTATGCTTCCTATGAGGAAGTTATAGAGAGCACAGAACAAAGCTTGGGTTGGGTTCTTTTCGTCATTCCAGTGGTTATAGTGATTGTTGTGAGGTGGTTGTCCTCTCTGGAAAATTCAGATTGGCCGTTATCGGCCGTGGGTTCGGTTGACCGGAGGCGTCGCACCAACTACTTGACGTCGGAGGGAAGCTCCCCGTGGGCCGTGGCGGCCGTGATCTTGCTGCTGCTTGTGATGGTGCAGTACCGGTCTGCCTTTCTTGATAGTTGGTTTCCCTTTTTTAGTTCTTAA